Proteins encoded together in one Lathyrus oleraceus cultivar Zhongwan6 chromosome 5, CAAS_Psat_ZW6_1.0, whole genome shotgun sequence window:
- the LOC127086111 gene encoding uncharacterized protein LOC127086111, whose protein sequence is MANGKTGIANWFHKKITDPLLAILQRGAEPKQLAFSAALGITFGVFPICGVTVFLCGVAIALLGSRCHAPTLMLANFMATPIELSLIVPFLRLGEFISGGPQFPLTSDALKKVLTGQASHEVILSVVHALFGWLVASPFILGTLYIIFLPCFRILLQKFSNVSSSPKKPLHPHSEVSLKRMDSSNSSDKAGS, encoded by the exons ATGGCGAATGGGAAGACGGGAATTGCCAATTGGTTCCACAAGAAAATCACTGATCCTCTTCTCGCCATTCTCCAAAG AGGAGCTGAGCCAAAGCAGTTGGCTTTCTCTGCTGCTCTCGGCATTACATTCGGAGTATTTCCTATATGCG GTGTCACTGTATTTCTCTGCGGCGTGGCTATCGCATTGCTTGGATCACGTTGTCATGCTCCAACTTTGATGCTCGCAAACTTTATGGCTACTCCAATAGAGTTGAG TCTGATTGTACCCTTTCTACGTCTCGGTGAATTTATTTCTGGTGGACCTCAATTCCCTTTGACATCTGATGCTTTAAAGAAAGTTCTTACTGGTCAAGCTTCACATGAGGTCATATTAAGTGTTGTCCATGCG TTATTTGGATGGCTTGTTGCATCACCTTTTATTCTAGGAACACTATACATAATTTTCTTACCATGCTTCAGAATTCTCCTTCAGAAATTCTCAAATGTATCTTCAAGTCCAAAGAAGCCTCTTCATCCTCACTCAGAAGTAAGCTTGAAG AGGATGGATTCTTCAAATTCTTCTGATAAAGCAGGTTCATAG
- the LOC127086112 gene encoding uncharacterized protein LOC127086112 — translation MKNCTINDALELVTAVKVEFHDKNREKYHSFLEILKDYKAQRIDTRVVRLKVYQLFEGHKDLILRFNTFVSTQYEIKLPLDCDDRQQQCGRLEVGLEDALAFLKRVKDVFQGKSKEKYDEFIEMMNDFKAQRIDTSVVVDRVKELFKGHTTLILGFYDFLPKEYRDDELRLEEKDALAFLKRVGDVFQGKNREEYNEFLEILKDFKAQRIDTSVVVDRVKELFKGHTNLILEFSAFLPKNYRIRLPLQLQTGNKVKKVAENCEIPWDLLDIISWKLDFDDLFGFAGVCKSWREFHKIYWRNFMASQEPLLLQKSCHDKKSFSFISIHDQRVYHSKTINHFWNLAYSGSSSGYLIMTTENNSFILMNPFTRKKMEINTTAFKVEFSIFAYHVLLAFGKGSEEFVFVAICTSSNSLHVYQSRNSDWITYSTKGKPWKVVDFVVLHNTIYVVTDKAKIGVLSLTSANIKFLELKSTPKVTSSSHLRLVSCDDARLLMIHILSRRILNVYEIDLSIKSFVEMKTLGDIALFYASGKYFYAMSNPGRWGYESNSLHVINLSSTQCIVSIGNDNNLPEYISHDRLSNPPKGRPYLLDWCFKHLHYEVDYSLDD, via the exons ATGAAGAATTGCACCATTAATGATGCATTAGAGTTAGTCACAGCAGTAAAAGTTGAGTTTCATGATAAGAATAGAGAAAAGTACCATTCTTTTTTAGAAATTTTGAAAGATTACAAAGCTCAAAGAATTGATACAAGGGTTGTTAGATTAAAAGTGTATCAATTGTTTGAAGGCCATAAAGATTTAATTTTGAGATTCAACACCTTTGTGTCAACGCAATATGAAATCAAACTTCCGTTAGATTGTGACGATAGACAACAACAATGTGGTCGATTAGAGGTAGGACTAGAAGATGCATTAGCTTTTTTGAAGAGAGTAAAAGATGTGTTTCAAGGTAAGAGTAAGGAAAAGTATGATGAGTTTATAGAAATGATGAATGATTTCAAGGCTCAGAGAATCGATACAAGTGTTGTTGTGGATAGAGTGAAGGAGCTGTTTAAAGGGCATACGACTTTGATTTTGGGATTTTATGACTTCTTGCCAAAGGAATATCGAGACGATGAGCTTCGATTAGAGGAAAAAGATGCATTAGCTTTTCTCAAGAGAGTAGGAGATGTGTTTCAAGGTAAGAATAGGGAAGAGTATAACGAGTTTTTAGAAATTTTGAAGGATTTCAAGGCTCAGAGAATCGATACAAGTGTTGTTGTGGATAGAGTGAAGGAGCTGTTTAAAGGCCATACAAATTTAATTTTGGAATTCAGTGCCTTCTTGCCAAAGAATTATCGAATCAGACTTCCACTTCAGCTTCAGACTG GGAACAAAGTGAAGAAGGTAGCAGAGAACTGTGAAATTCCTTGGGACCTGCTCGATATCATCTCCTGGAAACTAGATTTTGACGACCTCTTCGGATTCGCTGGTGTGTGCAAGAGTTGGAGGGAATTTCATAAAATTTATTGGAGAAATTTCATGGCATCCCAAGAACCATTACTTCTTCAAAAGTCTTGCCATGATAAAAAATCTTTTTCCTTCATCAGCATACATGATCAAAGAGTTTATCACTCAAAGACAATCAATCATTTCTGGAACTTGGCCTATTCTGGGTCTTCTAGCGGATATTTGATCATGACAACCGAGAATAATTCATTTATACTGATGAatccatttacaagaaaaaaGATGGAAATCAATACAACAGCCTTTAAAGTCGAGTTTTCTATTTTTGCTTACCATGTCTTACTTGCTTTCGGCAAAGGCTCAGAGGAATTTGTCTTTGTGGCTATATGTACAAGTTCTAACAGTTTACATGTCTATCAATCTCGAAACTCCGATTGGATTACTTATTCGACAAAGGGAAAACCATGGAAGGTTGTTGACTTTGTTGTTTTGCATAATACTATATATGTTGTAACCGACAAGGCGAAGATAGGTGTACTCAGCTTGACTTCTGCAAATATAAAATTTTTAGAATTGAAGAGTACTCCCAAGGTAACTTCTTCCTCACACCTAAGATTGGTTAGTTGTGACGACGCAAGACTTCTAATGATTCATATTTTGTCTCGGAGAATATTGAATGTGTATGAGATAGACTTGTCAATCAAGAGTTTTGTCGAGATGAAAACTCTAGGCGACATTGCATTATTTTATGCTTCTGGGAAATACTTCTACGCAATGAGCAACCCGGGAAGATGGGGCTATGAAAGCAATTCTTTGCATGTCATCAATCTTTCATCTACACAATGCATAGTGTCTATAGGGAATGATAACAATTTGCCAGAATACATTAGCCATGATAGACTAAGTAATCCTCCTAAAGGAAGACCCTACTTGTTGGATTGGTGTTTTAAACATCTACACTATGAAGTGGATTATTCTCTTGATGATTAA
- the LOC127086113 gene encoding uncharacterized protein LOC127086113 yields the protein MKRESVWLLVRRSKSLFTQNLRLFTTIPQDPRRKVMEKNEKMIKDVEKKITRVLLCGYHFPASNQYTAEYLQNHSSIKVDVLPLEEVPNAIGNYHACIVKSMKLDSNIISRAVQMQLIMQYGVGLEGVDIDAATKHGIKVARIPGDLTGNSASCAEMAIYLMLGLLRKQNELQISIQQRKLGEPITDTIFGKTIFILGFGNIGMDLARRLKPFGVKVIATKRSWASSAQHSSEIRNDVDDLVDEKGNHDDICDFAAKADIVVCCLSLNSETAGIVNKNFISSMKKGALLVNVARGRLLDYEAVVEHLESGHLGGLGTDVAWTEPFDPDDPILKFKNVIMTPHIAGVTEHSYRSMAKVVGDVVIQLHDGLPLSGIEIVN from the exons ATGAAAAGAGAGAGTGTGTGGTTGTTGGTGAGGAGGAGCAAATCTTTGTTTACACAAAATCTGCGTCTTTTCACAACAATACCTCAGGATCCGAG GAGAAAAGTGATGGAGAAAAATGAGAAGATGATAAAGGATGTTGAGAAAAAAATCACTCGTGTTTTGTTATGTGGTTATCATTTTCCAGCTTCTAATCAATATACAGCTGAATATTTGCAGAATCACTCATCTATAAAG GTTGACGTTCTACCTTTAGAAGAAGTACCGAATGCTATTGGCAACTATCATGCTTGCATCGTAAAAAGTATGAAGCTAGATTCAAACATAATTTCACGTGCAGTTCAGATGCAGCTTATAATGCAGTACGGTGTTGGTTTAGAAG GCGTTGATATCGATGCTGCAACAAAGCATGGAATCAAAGTTGCTAGGATTCCTGGTGATTTAACTGGAAATTCAGCCTCATGCGCTGAAATGGCCATATATCTAATGCTCGGTCTCCTCCGTAAGCAA AATGAACTGCAGATTTCCATACAACAAAGGAAGCTTGGAGAGCCTATCACCGATACTATATTCGGGAAAACG ATATTCATTTTGGGCTTCGGGAACATTGGAATGGATTTAGCACGGCGATTGAAACCATTTGGTGTAAAAGTTATTGCTACAAAGCGAAGCTGGGCTTCGTCTGCACAACACAGTAGCGAAATCAGAA atgatgttgaTGATCTTGTTGACGAGAAGGGTAATCATGACGATATCTGTGATTTTGCGGCGAAAGCTGACATTGTTGTTTGCTGCTTAAGCTTAAACAGCGAAACG GCTGGTATTGTAAACAAAAACTTCATATCTTCTATGAAAAAG GGTGCCCTTCTGGTGAATGTTGCTAGAGGTCGTCTTTTAGACTATGAGGCTGTGGTCGAACACCTTGAATCCGGTCACTTGGGAGGGTTAGGCACCGATGTTGCATGGACGGAGCCATTTGATCCTGACGATCCGATATTGAAATTTAAGAACGTTATCATGACTCCTCATATTGCAGGTGTTACAGAACATTCATATAGATCCATGGCTAAG GTTGTTGGTGATGTGGTTATTCAACTTCATGATGGGCTTCCTTTGTCTGGGATTGAGATAGTCAATTGA